A stretch of DNA from Besnoitia besnoiti strain Bb-Ger1 chromosome II, whole genome shotgun sequence:
GACATACCATTTTTCGAACGACACCGTGGCGCTGTGCGTCTTgccggcggcgactgcgTTGCTGGATGGGCGGCACGGCTGGAGCCCTCGACGCGTGAACTCGAGTCGAGATTGCCCTCGAGTGCTGATGGTACTTGTGACAGTTTGCCACTCTGCCCTCGGAAATCCTCAGTTTTGGCCGGGTGATGCGTtagcggcgacgctgcggtgATGAGTGCGGAGCAAGggacggagaagagacgcccgcgacgtGGAAGGCGCCCAGTCGTCCACCGGATGACGACTCCTGTCCACGATGCAGTCGACCCCGTACGGTTCAGGAACTCAGAAAGGCATTTCCGGCAGCGGCACGCGTTAGCTACGTAAGACACACCTTTCCGTCCTAGTTTTACATTGGTACTGCCCGCCTCTCTTCGGATACAATACCCCCCACGGGCATCTTCCGCAGGGATCAGAGCCGAGCAGGCTGTATCTCCCGGGTGTGCTACGCACACTGGAAGACCAGTTTCGGTATTCCAAAATGCCAGACGACGGATAAACAAACGAATTCCACAGTGGTTTCTGCCCGCGGACGGTCCTGCAAACTTCTCCGGGTTCCAGTCCGTGGGAAAAGCGAGCCACGAGTCAAACTTTGCACAGTAGCTCTTCCGCGGCAGAGTTGTCGTctggcggagacgctggGACGAAGCATGCGAGTGAAGCCCGCCGAAAACGAACGCGTCTTGTTTTTCATGGATCGGTGTGTCTATTTTTGCACGAAATTCTCAGTTCTCTTCTGTTCAGACAGCGTAGCTTGAAACACTGACTGTGACACTTCGCTTGCCTCAGGTTGGTCCCACGGGCGGTGGTCACGCTGCAAGAAACTCGGCTTCGCGCCACGTAAGCGGTCTGTCGGGAGTTGCTGCAGCTTCGTGTCGCTTCAGTGGCTCTGCCTCTGTACGGAGCCAACGACTGCACACTTTTTTCCTTAAGCGACTTTCCACCCGCTTCCTTCCCTCGGCGACTGCTAAGCAGGATTCAATTCCACGGGACGACGTCACGTCTTGCAAGTCGGAAGTGAGCAAGCACTGCTCCCCAGCCGGGCGCTCGTATGTAGTGGACTCGGGTGCTGTTATCCGGGTTCTTTTCGTGCTTTGTCTTTACGCTGCGGTTCGCTGCGTTCGTGGAAGAATCGTCAGTCGCCGGTTCCTGCCTTGTGGCTCTCTTTCCTTCTTCAGTCACGTGATGTGCGCTCTTCGCACGTTGGTTGGTAGCCACGGCCAACGCGCGGAAGGATTGCGCGTTAAGAGCTTGATGCGTGCGCGTGGTCTTGTCTGTCGCGAGGAAGGATCCTCACCGCGTTTCCTTCTAATCTAAACGCATTTAGACGGCCAGCCTGAAAAAACTGCCACGCTTACGGACGATGCTGACCATGCGCTTGCGGTGTAGTCCCCCCCGGAACCCGCGTTTGCGAAGCCGGGGGGGGGCACAGAGGCCCGACCGAATTTCTAGGATGTGTGTGAGCGCCGACGGCAGCTGTCTCTGTTGCTCGCTATTTTGCGCAGTTTATTGCTTCTTTGCTCCCTGAGTCATTGTCTCCTTTTCCGTGGTGCGGACTGTCGTCCGCATGGGTTGCCGCTTCCTTTCGGCGGTGTGCCAGCCTACTCCAGCGCTCGAAAGTGAATGGAGCGCGGCTGTAACCGATATTCCCATGTGCGTCCTGTTCAGGCCGCCTTGTAAAGAAGCTTCCTGAGATGGCATTCTAGCGACGCCTTCTCCGGGCTGCGCGAGCGTCCGCCGGTGCTCGTTGGGTGAGCACCCCCTGCAGGCCAGAGACGCATCCTAGAGGATCGAAGCAGGGATCCAGAGGCTCAAACATCGACgaggacgcatgcgcagcggaGTACTGGCACGTCTCTAGCAGGACATGTCCCGGCCTGGTAGCCGCCGTCGGGCATTCGACCCGCCCACTCGAGCGAGAAGGTGCGTTCAGTTGTGAGATCTTTCCTGTTGGTCATTCCTTCGCAGCAGGCGATTGCGTCCGTCGTCCGCCGGGTGGCCTTGCGTCTGCGTTTGAACGAGAGAAGCGAAATTGGGTGCTTGTCGTGGAACTgtgccgcggcgaccgcggacgGTTCCTTCGCTGCCTGACTCACACACAAAAACTGTCGCatgtctctccgcgtccaGCGGTTTGCCCGGCTCGGAGGAGTAGGCGCGTCTCAGGAGGAAGTGCGCGTGCTGCCCGTGGGCAGGCATTTGCACGCTGAAACCTGTTTGAGTTTCAGTGTACCTGGaggtcttctccgcgcccctGCGTTGCGAGCTCGTACTCCGGCAGCGACGGTGGAGCGGTCTACAAACTAGGGACTTTGCAGCTGCCTTCGATTTGCGACAGGTGCAACCAGACTGCGGGTTTGGCTGCCGCGGGACGCGACAACGTGgtgtgcgcgtgcgcgaTGTCGTTCCAAGTTCTGTGGCCGAGGGGCGTTACTGCCGCTCGGGGGCGTGCCGTTGCAGCCGCAGTCTGAACGACACACGTATGGCTGCATGCTGTGAGCGGCGTCTTTTCAGAGAGAGTTTGttctcgcaggcgtctgcacGTACGCGGTCGCGTGGAACAGGCAGCAGTGTGCGTATCCGCAGCCTGGTCGTTTGTCACAAGGGCAACGTTGCCCATTCGTGCACGATGCAGTCATCAAAGATgacgcctcttcttccgcaaCGTTTGCTTAGCGGGAGAGGGTGTGTGTCCGCGTTGCTTGCTTTTTTCTAGAGCCTGACGGTGATAGTTCACCCAGCTGAaggctgcgtgtgtgtgaagCGACGTTATGGCGTGCGTAGCCCTGCCTGGCGACCGGGCTTGCGATTCGTGTGCAGTATCGTATATATCTTTATCGGCGTTTCCTTCCATGTAGAGACATCCTGGCATTGCCTAACGCCGAGGAAACGTGTTGGCTACTTTCGGCGGTGCACCGTTCGGAGGTCCTTCAGTTGGGTCTGAGGCTTCCCGTTCCATGGAGTCATGTGTTTTTCCTGTTGCAGGGAATACGAGCGCCACCGCCTGGAACTAGCTGAGTTCGTGCTTTGTCAGAAACAGCGACCTGTAAGTCCGTATTTGTGGCTGCCGAAGCAGattttctccctcgcctcaAGCATCGAGGAGGGCGCACACGCGGCCATCGGCCTCtgtgcgtcgtctgctttcTCATGGCAACTCCATGGAGAGACGACGGGACGGACAGACGCAGATGGGTGAAGACCCCAAGTCGCCTCCGGCCTCATGGCGTGTATTCAGTTGCAGTATAGGCTGCGGAACCTGTTTCAGACTCTTCTGTTGATGCGCGTGCTTAGAGTGCATGCGGCCGTCCCGTTTTTTTTGCGTGCTTCATTGTGTGTGCTGCGGCTTCAGCCACCAGAACCTCTGATTGCGAGACTTTCGCAAGTCCAACAGTTGAAAGATACGGAAAAGGAGCAAGAACGGAAAGAAACATTTAAGGTCAGTTCTCATCTGTACTCGACACGTGTGATCGCCATAtctacgtatatatatatatatatatatatttatactTTGCATACATGTGGCTCTCGGTGCTGTCGCTTTATGTGTGCCTCCGTTCATTTGCTGGCGATCGCTGTTGCGGTTTCAGCGAAGGATTGACGGTGCAGCGGTTTAAAtttgcatgtatatatgtatctaaATGTGCACATATATGCATTAAATGCTATGCCGTCTCTGCACGTCCCACTCTTTGACCTCGCTGAGGGCTCTGAGTGTTTCACgttgcgtgtgtgtgcgcgcACAAGTCGCTAGACTTCTCGGTGGAATCCTGGAGCTCGCGTGTGCCCTACGTCGTGTTCAGGCTCAATTTCGCGCGGGCTTAGTCGTAAAGAAGCGGCCTCGATgtgcagacgcgcacgccgcgccgctgtcgcccctcctcgcgtcggcttctcctccttccgcgGGAACGcggtctgcgtctgcctctacGGTACaggcctcgtctgcctcatcgcctccgtcgtctcttGAGCCGTTATCACCGCTGCCTgcccgcggcgagagcgacctTTGCGCGCCGTTGCGTTCGTCGCGTGCCCACTCTCGAGGGCCGGGCGGTTGCGAGCCCGACACGAAGAAAAACAGGCTGTGTTTGAACCAACAGGAGCGTCGCGGTACGCGGCGAGCCCCTGACTTTaggcgcagcgaaggcgagacagacacgcggcgTCCTGCCATTCCCCATGGGCAGCGTGCGCGTCccagcgtcgctgccgcaAGCCCTTCGGTGCTTCCGCAGCCGGGTCCCGTTGCCGCTTtgtccgcgccgctcggaAGTTCGGCCTCAACCTCTCgttcttcgctgccttctgctgcgtccTCACTGCAGACGGCGTTTCTTTCCGAGATTCTTGGCGCATACCCCGAGGACGAAGCCGGTCCGGCCTCGacgtcgtctgcggcagagGCAGTTTCGCTGGGTAGCACGCTAGAGGCGAAGCCCTGAGAACGCCTactctgcgtgtctgtgcaTAGTGTGTATGTGTAGGTACACCGCGGTCTGTGTGTGAAGGCAGACGCACGTTTTCTGCGCACCTCCGAGTACTTTGTTGCGAAGCAGGTGAAATAGGTGGTGCACCTTGGTGGTTTTTTTTTGGCCGCGGTATTTCGGTTTTTTTCGCCCGTCGCGCAGGTGGCgttgcggcgccgccagtctCCCGACTTCGGCTTCGTCACTGCGTGTGCATTTTGTGCCTTTCTCCACGTTTTACGGGATCTGCACTCGtccgccctctgcgttttTCGACTATGCCCGCGCCCGACGGCAGCGaccagccgcgggcgcgcccgcccctcgtttcgcggcgcccgtccccgtcgtcctcgtcgtcatcctcggcgcccgccgctgcttcggcgtctgcgtcggcgggGTCGCTCTTTGTTCATGTGCCCGAGCCGAGCGAGCTGGCGAATCTTCCGGCGCAGAGCGTCGACATGCGCAAAGACCTGGCGACGATTGCGTCCGAGGCCCATGACTTGGCCGTCGTGAAGGAAGAGTGCCTGGCGCGGTGGCGTCAGTTGGCCTGCGAGTCGTTTGGCGGCGAGGGAACCTTTGCGTACCCCGACTTTCCGCCCGtcccgctgtcgctgccttTCTTTTCTGCCGAGCCGGTGCTCCAGCTGCGCGACTCCGACCAGCAGGCGCCAtcccctcctgcggcgcgcgagccgacgacgcgcccggggctctccgcctcgctgcacaacgtcgcggcctcgcctgcatcCGACGTCGCCTCAAGCCGCGCCGGGGAAGCTGCTTCTGGGCTAAGCGCGAAGAACGCCCCCCCGCAGGAGGATGCGACAGATTTTTCGGCGCGCGTCGttgtcgccgcgccttgCCTCGAAGTCATCTTTggaagcgcgacgcggaagggCACGGCCCACGACAACGAGGACCGACTCAGCATTGCGTACtggggcggcgtctccgagCGCCTCCTGAGGCTTCCTTCGTTGTCcctgccttcctcgtctcacgcggcggcgccggccgccgggAACCGCCAGCTGAGCGTGCCTCCGGcccgcgacgcggacgcgggcgagggggcgaggcgcgaagccgcagacgcgcatgcgggcgccgccgcaccgcctCCTGATGACGAGGCTTATCGCAGCCGCTCCGCGAGCGAAGGGCCTGCTGTGGGCGCCCAGGGGTCGGCCGGCAGCGCGTCtgggcgccggcgtgcgggcgccgctggaagcctctgcgggccgtcctcgtcgctgcaaACGGGCATGCAGGGCGTGGGCGCGTCGCTGAATTCTACCTCGACGTcgaacgacgacgacgacgacgccgagacgcagGAGCGGACAGTGAGCGAGGTTGTGCGGGTGTTTAGTGCCTCAAGtcggcgcaggcctctgGTCGGGGTGCCTGTCCCGCGGACTACGCCAGtggacgagggcgacgcagagctcgagagcgagctcgcgctgctgcagatgtCTTCGGTCTCGCCAGCCTaccgcgcggaagaggaggcgcggctgcggcgcgcgtaCGCCCAGCGCaagaaggagcgcgaagcgGACGCCTGCCTCCAGGAAATGGTGCTGGCGCATGAGGCGCACGGCcaccgcaggcgctggccAAAGCccagcgcgtcgtcgctcctgTTCCAtcactgcggaggcgcgtcggggcgccgggcggaggaggtggagggcggcagccatgagtcgcgctcggcgtcacCGTTTCTCTGCTTCATCACGCCCCACGGGCGCGTCTTGCCGCAGAAGCTgcctgcgaagcgcgcgggCAGCGATTTGCTCATGGAGATGCCGTTTgtcgccgcgaagaaaacgcggTCCtgccacgcggcggcgctcatGGAGTCGAACTTCTGGCACGACCGGGGCAAGAAACGCGTCCAGGGCTGGGGCTACACCTCGCACGCACCGCTGGACGTCGCGgtcggcagcgaggccggcaCAGAGAATACCTCGCCCTCTGGCGCGTCCTCCGTGGCGCAGACGAACGCGAGGAAGCCAGGCGAGGGCAAGGCGCACGCTGCGCCTGAGACCGATGAACACAAtagcgcgcggcagagacgcagctcCTTGTTCGGTCGACGCTGGTCCAGCGGGAACGGGCACTTTGGGGCGAAGGGGCATCAAGgcaaggagaaggcggagggcaAGAGGGGCGGAGAGCCCGGTGAAGACGAGTCTGCGCGCGGGTCGCATGCCGACGGCGAAAACGCTCGAGCCAAGACGCCCTCGGCCGGTTCGCAGCACGACAGCGAGAACGAGGGGATGTTTACCCTGATGCGGCGACCCTCTTCGCTGT
This window harbors:
- a CDS encoding hypothetical protein (encoded by transcript BESB_036080), yielding MSRPGSRRRAFDPPTRARREYERHRLELAEFVLCQKQRPPPEPLIARLSQVQQLKDTEKEQERKETFKAQFRAGLVVKKRPRCADAHAAPLSPLLASASPPSAGTRSASASTVQASSASSPPSSLEPLSPLPARGESDLCAPLRSSRAHSRGPGGCEPDTKKNRLCLNQQERRGTRRAPDFRRSEGETDTRRPAIPHGQRARPSVAAASPSVLPQPGPVAALSAPLGSSASTSRSSLPSAASSLQTAFLSEILGAYPEDEAGPASTSSAAEAVSLGSTLEAKP